A stretch of Bradyrhizobium sp. AZCC 2262 DNA encodes these proteins:
- a CDS encoding SDR family NAD(P)-dependent oxidoreductase, which produces MTCTFSLAQGFHAVVIGGAGDIGAAISNLLCELGATVTATAVNEADLARTPLEPRAGLELTTLDVTNDAAVTALAQRHHRVDALVNCAGILARDKEYEIETFTKVLDVNLTGTFRTCMAFRPLLAKAKGSIVNIASMNATLALPRIPAYCASKGGVVMLTKSLALAWAEEGIRVNAVAPGYIETSINAAGRSDAAHYQRIADRTAFKRWGQPEDVAGAVAFLCMPASQYATGTVVAVDGGFLAG; this is translated from the coding sequence ATGACCTGCACCTTCTCGCTGGCTCAGGGTTTTCATGCCGTCGTGATCGGGGGCGCCGGCGATATCGGCGCCGCCATCAGCAATTTGTTGTGCGAATTAGGCGCAACCGTCACCGCCACCGCCGTCAACGAAGCCGATCTTGCCCGGACGCCGCTTGAGCCGCGGGCCGGGCTTGAGCTGACGACGCTCGACGTCACCAACGACGCCGCGGTCACAGCACTTGCGCAACGGCACCACCGCGTCGACGCGCTGGTCAATTGCGCCGGCATCCTCGCCCGCGACAAGGAATATGAGATCGAGACCTTCACCAAGGTGCTCGACGTCAATCTCACCGGCACGTTCCGGACCTGCATGGCGTTCCGCCCGCTGCTGGCCAAGGCCAAGGGTTCGATCGTCAACATCGCCTCGATGAATGCAACGCTGGCGCTGCCACGCATTCCCGCCTATTGCGCCAGCAAGGGCGGCGTCGTGATGCTGACCAAGTCGCTCGCCTTGGCCTGGGCCGAGGAAGGCATCCGCGTCAATGCGGTGGCGCCGGGCTATATCGAGACCTCGATCAACGCCGCCGGCCGGTCCGACGCTGCGCATTACCAGCGCATCGCCGACCGCACCGCCTTCAAGCGATGGGGGCAGCCGGAAGACGTTGCCGGCGCGGTCGCTTTCCTCTGCATGCCGGCGTCGCAATATGCGACCGGAACGGTGGTCGCGGTCGATGGCGGCTTTCTCGCCGGATAA
- a CDS encoding LacI family DNA-binding transcriptional regulator, producing MSPTAVSSLKQGIRAVAARAGVSTASVSRAINNPEAVSPSLRARISQAIEAVGYIPHAPARILSSRRSRTLGAIVPTIDNTMFARGIASLQKYLSSVGYMLFLTTSGYDLEAELEQARNLISRGVDGLVLRGDCHHDALRKMLADNAVPFINVGIYRPDRPYPCVGTDNEAAAYRAAAHVVELGHVRIGIVSALQRNNDRASARVAGFRRALAEGGIELPEKWHVEVPYTLDDAREAARYLLSLDDRPTAVVCGNDVIAYGVLLEAERSGFSVPRDLSVVGFDDLDWSRHLRPSLTTIHVPTGETWQRAGEYLVRRLAGEQTIMHHEIDHSLVVRESTAPPLKRHGRSR from the coding sequence ATGAGCCCGACTGCCGTCAGTTCATTGAAGCAAGGCATCCGCGCCGTCGCTGCGCGCGCCGGCGTCTCGACGGCGTCGGTCTCGCGCGCGATCAACAATCCCGAAGCGGTCAGCCCCTCCTTGCGCGCACGCATCTCGCAAGCGATCGAGGCGGTCGGCTACATCCCGCATGCGCCTGCCCGCATTCTTTCGTCGCGCCGCTCGCGCACGCTGGGTGCGATCGTGCCGACCATCGACAACACCATGTTCGCGCGCGGCATCGCCTCGTTGCAAAAATATCTTTCCTCCGTCGGTTACATGCTGTTCCTGACCACCAGCGGTTACGATCTCGAAGCCGAGCTGGAACAGGCGCGCAACCTCATCAGTCGCGGCGTCGATGGGCTGGTGCTGCGCGGCGATTGCCATCATGACGCCTTGCGCAAGATGCTCGCCGACAACGCAGTGCCCTTCATCAATGTCGGCATCTACCGGCCCGATCGTCCCTACCCCTGCGTCGGCACCGACAATGAGGCCGCGGCCTACCGCGCTGCCGCCCATGTCGTTGAACTCGGACATGTCAGGATCGGGATCGTCTCCGCCCTCCAGCGCAACAACGATCGCGCCAGCGCCCGCGTCGCCGGCTTCCGCCGCGCGCTTGCCGAAGGCGGCATCGAACTGCCGGAGAAATGGCATGTCGAGGTGCCCTACACGCTCGACGATGCGCGCGAGGCGGCGCGCTATCTGCTCAGCCTCGATGACCGTCCGACGGCGGTGGTCTGCGGCAACGACGTCATCGCCTACGGCGTGCTGCTGGAAGCCGAGCGCAGCGGTTTCTCGGTGCCGCGCGACCTCTCCGTGGTCGGCTTCGACGATCTCGACTGGAGCCGGCATTTGCGGCCGAGCCTGACCACCATTCACGTTCCCACCGGCGAGACCTGGCAGCGCGCCGGCGAGTATCTGGTCCGGCGGCTGGCCGGCGAACAGACCATCATGCATCACGAGATCGACCATTCGCTCGTCGTTCGCGAGTCGACGGCCCCGCCCCTGAAACGACACGGACGATCGCGATGA
- a CDS encoding carbohydrate ABC transporter permease, which yields MSDAAATLTEDRQRLELSALSAPAVIFTVAMIAFPVVYTIWLGFQSFSSTGKQSFAGLANYSKLISDYEFWHGLWVTIALYVLSLVLQLVFGVWLALVLFHAKRLPGIVRSMFISPFMMPPVVAGMMWLVILDPSLGAANYILQSLGLPPSEWLASPRWVIPTVALIDSWQWTPYVALIVLGGLQSLPPSVYEAAQIDGASAFKTFQRITLPLLLPTIVTAAILRSVDLLRFFDIIYITTQGGPGNASNTLNIYGFRVGFEFFNIGYASALMLTLTAIVFGAVLAFNRLRGAVAW from the coding sequence ATGTCGGATGCGGCTGCGACATTGACAGAGGACCGGCAACGGCTGGAACTGTCGGCGCTCTCGGCGCCGGCAGTGATCTTCACTGTCGCCATGATCGCGTTCCCGGTCGTCTACACGATCTGGCTCGGCTTCCAGAGTTTTTCGTCGACCGGCAAGCAGTCCTTTGCCGGCCTGGCGAACTATTCGAAACTCATTTCCGATTACGAGTTCTGGCACGGGCTGTGGGTCACCATCGCGCTCTACGTGCTCTCGCTGGTTCTGCAGCTCGTGTTCGGCGTCTGGCTGGCGCTGGTTCTGTTTCACGCCAAGCGCCTGCCCGGAATCGTGCGGTCGATGTTCATCTCGCCCTTCATGATGCCGCCGGTGGTCGCCGGCATGATGTGGCTCGTGATCCTCGATCCGTCGCTCGGGGCGGCAAACTACATCCTGCAATCGCTCGGCCTGCCGCCATCGGAGTGGCTGGCCTCGCCGAGGTGGGTCATTCCGACCGTCGCGCTGATCGACAGTTGGCAATGGACGCCCTATGTCGCGCTGATCGTGCTCGGCGGGCTGCAGTCATTGCCGCCGAGCGTCTATGAAGCAGCCCAGATCGACGGCGCTTCGGCGTTCAAGACCTTTCAGCGCATCACGCTGCCGCTCCTGCTGCCGACCATCGTCACCGCAGCCATCCTGCGTAGTGTCGACCTGCTGCGCTTCTTCGACATCATCTACATCACTACCCAGGGCGGTCCCGGCAACGCATCGAACACGCTCAATATCTACGGTTTCCGGGTCGGATTCGAATTCTTCAACATCGGCTATGCCAGTGCGTTGATGCTGACGCTGACCGCGATCGTGTTCGGCGCGGTGCTCGCATTCAACCGCTTGCGCGGCGCGGTCGCCTGGTAG
- a CDS encoding ABC transporter substrate-binding protein, translated as MNPRMFAARVALPVLAAAAVSAQARAADFEWKKFQGKTVTFLANNNPVALALLTYKADFEKLTGITLKVDGYQEQQMRQRLVTVMNARSDEVDVFMTLPSREGEQFAAAGWYADLAAMSKNEVATDYDLAGLSQALLKAGTYNGKVTSMPMNIEGPILYYRTDVLKKCGVEKPATIKDVEAAAQKIKACDSTITPFVSRGLKPAIAYTFSNMLHNIGGSYMANGKSNLCSAKGKETLDTYSRLLRDYGPPGVVNYSFQQISALYRSGRVAMSFESSNELRTVMDGGERLKDTGLAPFPAGEAGQVPTAIGWGMAVSAYSKQPSPAWYFVQWATSPEIQKRMALQGIAPPRPAVANDPEYRKWIDAEPVRKEWQAALDVLATKGSSEVGYPIVANPESREFIGQAVQDLILKQKSVDQACADADKALDALIAQK; from the coding sequence ATGAACCCCAGGATGTTTGCGGCGCGCGTCGCGTTGCCGGTTCTCGCGGCGGCCGCCGTCAGCGCACAGGCGCGTGCGGCCGATTTCGAATGGAAGAAGTTCCAGGGCAAGACCGTCACGTTCCTCGCCAACAACAACCCCGTGGCGCTGGCGCTGCTGACCTACAAGGCCGATTTCGAGAAACTCACGGGAATAACGCTCAAGGTCGACGGCTACCAGGAGCAGCAGATGCGCCAGCGGCTGGTCACCGTCATGAATGCGCGCAGCGACGAGGTTGATGTGTTCATGACGTTGCCGTCGCGGGAAGGCGAGCAGTTCGCCGCCGCAGGCTGGTATGCCGATCTGGCGGCGATGTCGAAGAACGAGGTGGCGACGGACTACGATCTTGCCGGCCTGAGCCAGGCGCTGCTGAAAGCCGGGACATACAACGGCAAGGTGACCAGCATGCCCATGAACATCGAGGGGCCGATCCTCTATTACCGCACCGACGTCCTCAAGAAATGCGGCGTCGAGAAGCCGGCGACCATCAAGGACGTCGAAGCCGCGGCGCAAAAGATCAAGGCCTGCGACTCTACCATCACGCCGTTTGTCTCGCGCGGGCTGAAGCCCGCGATCGCCTACACCTTCAGCAACATGCTGCACAATATCGGCGGCAGCTACATGGCAAATGGAAAATCCAATCTTTGCTCGGCGAAGGGCAAGGAGACGCTGGATACCTACAGCCGGCTGCTGCGGGACTATGGCCCGCCCGGCGTCGTCAACTACAGCTTCCAGCAGATATCGGCGCTCTATCGCAGCGGCCGCGTCGCGATGTCGTTCGAATCCTCCAATGAACTGCGCACCGTGATGGACGGCGGCGAGCGGCTCAAGGACACCGGTCTGGCGCCGTTCCCGGCAGGCGAGGCCGGGCAGGTGCCGACCGCGATCGGCTGGGGCATGGCGGTGTCCGCCTACAGCAAGCAGCCGAGTCCCGCCTGGTACTTCGTGCAATGGGCAACCAGTCCGGAGATCCAGAAGCGCATGGCGCTGCAGGGGATCGCGCCGCCGCGGCCGGCGGTCGCCAACGATCCCGAATACCGCAAATGGATCGACGCCGAGCCGGTGCGCAAGGAATGGCAGGCCGCGCTCGACGTGCTCGCAACCAAGGGATCCTCCGAGGTCGGCTACCCGATCGTCGCCAATCCCGAGTCGCGCGAATTCATCGGCCAGGCCGTGCAGGATCTGATCCTGAAGCAGAAGAGCGTCGATCAGGCCTGTGCCGATGCGGACAAGGCGCTCGATGCGCTGATCGCGCAAAAGTAG